Proteins encoded within one genomic window of Bacillus sp. F19:
- a CDS encoding HD domain-containing protein, whose product MRNVTLTEVYSHPIAQKYLQRSGVAHAIAVTYHAYRLAIQHGVDPDLATKAALLHDIGHYEWYTDGEWDYEKYKENDIHAIKGAERAHKLLIRLGEDPQSAKQIALAILLHTDSYLPEGSLNQNSLQKVVRLADEMDEEPGGGHHYRTINEKTALKKIQKLDEKINQLQNPTLKKSV is encoded by the coding sequence ATGCGAAATGTAACATTGACAGAGGTTTATTCCCATCCTATTGCTCAAAAATATTTACAGCGTTCAGGAGTAGCGCATGCAATTGCTGTAACCTACCATGCATATAGATTAGCCATTCAGCACGGTGTAGATCCCGATCTTGCAACCAAAGCAGCCCTGCTTCATGATATTGGGCATTATGAGTGGTACACAGATGGGGAATGGGATTATGAAAAGTATAAAGAGAATGATATACATGCGATAAAAGGTGCAGAACGTGCCCATAAGCTTTTGATCCGTCTTGGGGAGGATCCGCAATCTGCTAAACAGATCGCTTTAGCCATTTTGTTGCATACAGATTCTTACCTGCCGGAAGGCTCGCTTAATCAAAATTCACTTCAAAAAGTAGTTCGCTTAGCTGATGAAATGGATGAGGAGCCAGGCGGAGGCCATCATTACCGGACGATTAATGAAAAGACAGCCTTAAAGAAAATTCAAAAGCTTGATGAAAAAATCAATCAACTGCAAAACCCCACTTTGAAAAAATCCGTATGA
- the ald gene encoding alanine dehydrogenase, with the protein MIIGVPKEIKNNENRVALTPGGVTQFVATGHKVLIEKDAGIGSGFTNEDYLTAGAVIAEDVKDVWAAEMVMKVKEPLASEYVYFREGLILFTYLHLAAEPALAEALKNKGVTAIAYETVTTGRTLPLLTPMSEVAGRMAAQIGAQFLEKPKGGKGILLAGVPGVSRGKVTIIGGGVVGTNAAKMAIGLGADVTIIDLSADRLRELDDIFGNQIKTLMSNPINIANAVAEADLLICAVLIPGAKAPTLVSEAMVQSMKPGSVIVDVAIDQGGIVETVDHITTHDNPTYEKHGVVHYAVANMPGAVPRTSTLALTNVTVPYALQIANKGVNKAIADSLPLKAGVNVAKGDITYEAVARDLGYTFVPVEVALDKEIAVN; encoded by the coding sequence ATGATTATTGGAGTACCTAAAGAGATTAAAAATAATGAAAATCGTGTTGCATTAACGCCTGGCGGGGTTACACAATTCGTGGCAACTGGACATAAAGTACTTATCGAAAAAGACGCAGGGATTGGAAGCGGTTTCACGAATGAAGACTATCTTACTGCCGGTGCAGTAATTGCAGAAGATGTTAAGGATGTATGGGCTGCTGAAATGGTTATGAAGGTTAAAGAACCTTTAGCATCTGAATATGTGTATTTCCGCGAAGGGCTTATTCTTTTCACATACTTGCATTTAGCTGCTGAACCAGCTCTTGCAGAGGCGCTAAAAAATAAAGGTGTTACAGCTATCGCTTACGAAACAGTAACAACTGGCCGCACACTTCCATTGCTTACTCCTATGAGTGAAGTAGCTGGACGCATGGCAGCACAAATTGGCGCACAATTCCTTGAAAAACCAAAGGGCGGCAAAGGCATTCTGCTTGCAGGAGTACCAGGAGTGAGCCGCGGCAAGGTAACCATTATCGGCGGCGGTGTAGTTGGAACAAACGCTGCAAAAATGGCAATCGGCTTAGGCGCAGATGTTACAATTATTGATTTAAGTGCGGACCGTCTTCGTGAATTAGACGATATCTTCGGCAATCAAATTAAGACATTGATGTCTAACCCTATCAATATTGCAAATGCAGTTGCAGAAGCAGACTTATTAATCTGTGCTGTACTAATCCCTGGTGCAAAAGCTCCGACACTTGTATCTGAAGCAATGGTTCAATCAATGAAACCAGGCTCAGTTATCGTTGACGTAGCAATTGACCAAGGCGGTATCGTTGAGACAGTTGACCACATTACCACTCACGATAACCCAACTTATGAGAAGCATGGCGTTGTTCACTATGCTGTTGCTAACATGCCTGGAGCTGTTCCTAGAACATCAACACTTGCACTTACGAACGTTACAGTGCCATACGCTCTTCAAATTGCAAACAAAGGCGTAAACAAGGCAATTGCTGACAGCCTTCCTCTTAAAGCAGGCGTTAACGTTGCAAAAGGCGATATCACGTATGAAGCGGTAGCCCGCGATC
- a CDS encoding cell wall-binding repeat-containing protein, with protein sequence MKKQLFILTTILALLVSYIVPFSTPVSAAANLTVQEAISNNSGTGTVEGYIVGYTNSGSSYDFEAPFSADTNFAIADKADETDPAKILPVQLPSSLRAKFGLKTNPDIVGKKVIITGSLEAYFSVPGLKNPTAMNFDGETPEEPKPIEGIEGLRIHDIQGAGHVSPYQSQNVKAVEGVVTHVVDASNFYMQDASPDDSANTSEAVLVYKPSHGIKAGDLVSVDGQVKEWVLNGYAEKLETDLAMTEINAQYGNVIIKSSDQALPAAVIIGKDAIPPTEVIDNDQLGTFDPQEDGIDFYESLEGMRVSLESPTVTGPQKYGEVPVITGKEEGKAYTKEGVPLLTKDNQNPERMFLLLDNRSYTAKAGDQFSGTVTGVVSYGFSNFKILVKEANLPELTEREVTSDVTTIEKEEDKLTIAGYNIENFASADTEKRDKLAKSVVENLKSPDIIGLVEVLDESGETDDGTVKGDANYKALSDAIAANGGPTYAFTEIAPEDKKDGGVPGGNIRVGYLYNPERVTLSEGTKGDATTAVAYENGSLTLNPGRIDPTNPAFEDSRKPLAAQFTFKGEDVIVINNHFNSKGGDQPLFGKNQPPVLGSEEQRLKIAEIVNSFVKNVHEKNENANVVVMGDLNDFEFSAPLQTLKGSELANLVETLPAAERYTYNYQGNAQVLDHMLASNQLAAGAEYDIVNFNSPYMEEHGRASDHDAYVGQFDLSSDEEFNLSIMHTNDTHAHVEGYPRLITAVNELRSQKENSLLVDAGDVFSGTLYFRQYLGLADLHFMNHLNYDAMTLGNHEFDKDSKTLANFINEMEFPMVTSNVNVTADADLGPLFKNEIGTPGEGGIIYPAIIKEVDGEKVGVYGLTTPDTSFLASPGENVVFEDVVQKSNETIDMLKSEGVNKIIALSHLGYSKDLKLAEEVDGIDLIVGGHSHTKLDAPVLIEKEEPTVIVQAGEYLNFLGLVDVTFNKDGVVTGHNGQLVTLSNYAEDAAAKEKVEEYKVPLEEIKNQAVGNTSVELNGKRADVRTKETNLGNLIADGMAAKANESVKTHIALQNGGGIRESITSGEITLGEVLTVLPFGNNLVTLDLTGQEILDALEHSVSGVETGEGRFLQVSGIKFKYDVTKPVGDRVWFAEAKTDNGFEAIDANQTYRVATNAFTADGGDGYTMFKKAKDEGRMTELFVVDYEVFTSYLAKNNPVSPVVEGRIIQETEVNETPVKRIKGKNRYETAVEISKSGWETAKTVVLAHGDSFPDALAGAPLAYKLNAPILLTEKGSLNRAAKEEIKRLGAEKAVILGGAGAVSEYVKYQLIGMDLKVERIGGDDRFETAANIAAVLGGAPEKAIIANGRNFPDALSIASYAANKGYPILLTDTNILPEASKKALKNIDSTIVVGGEAVVNAKVFKQLEKPERYYGKNRYGTAAVIATELNPSNKVFIATGENFADALAGSVLAAKDNASMLLVKPKNIPSETEAALKVIKADEFNVLGGENAVSEEILNHLKKQ encoded by the coding sequence ATGAAAAAGCAGTTGTTCATTCTGACAACTATTTTGGCATTGCTTGTCAGTTATATTGTTCCATTTAGCACGCCTGTATCAGCGGCAGCCAATTTAACAGTTCAAGAAGCGATCTCCAATAATTCCGGTACAGGTACTGTAGAAGGATATATAGTCGGTTATACAAACAGTGGTTCCAGCTATGATTTTGAAGCGCCTTTTAGCGCTGATACAAATTTTGCTATAGCAGACAAGGCAGATGAAACGGATCCGGCAAAGATTCTTCCTGTTCAATTGCCATCATCGCTGCGGGCAAAATTCGGTCTGAAAACGAACCCTGATATTGTAGGCAAAAAAGTCATTATAACTGGATCATTAGAAGCTTATTTTTCAGTTCCAGGCCTTAAAAACCCTACTGCTATGAATTTCGATGGCGAAACACCTGAAGAACCGAAGCCAATTGAAGGAATTGAAGGCTTGCGAATTCATGATATCCAAGGTGCTGGCCATGTTTCACCTTATCAATCACAGAACGTAAAAGCAGTTGAAGGTGTAGTAACCCATGTAGTCGACGCGAGCAACTTCTACATGCAGGATGCGTCACCTGATGATAGTGCAAACACATCAGAGGCGGTTCTTGTTTACAAACCGTCACATGGCATAAAAGCCGGTGATCTAGTTTCAGTAGATGGACAAGTAAAAGAATGGGTTCTGAATGGCTATGCAGAGAAGCTTGAAACGGACCTTGCCATGACAGAAATCAATGCTCAATACGGAAATGTAATTATTAAGTCAAGCGATCAAGCATTGCCAGCTGCTGTGATCATCGGCAAAGATGCGATTCCTCCGACAGAAGTAATCGACAATGACCAATTGGGCACATTCGATCCGCAGGAAGATGGAATTGATTTTTATGAAAGCTTGGAAGGTATGCGTGTTTCTCTTGAAAGTCCGACAGTTACCGGACCGCAAAAGTATGGTGAAGTACCTGTTATTACAGGAAAAGAAGAAGGAAAAGCCTATACAAAAGAAGGCGTGCCTTTACTAACTAAAGATAATCAAAACCCAGAGAGAATGTTCTTATTATTAGATAACCGCAGCTATACGGCAAAAGCCGGAGACCAGTTCAGCGGAACTGTTACAGGTGTTGTGAGCTACGGCTTCAGCAACTTTAAGATCCTAGTAAAAGAAGCAAATCTGCCTGAATTGACAGAACGTGAAGTTACATCAGATGTAACAACAATTGAAAAGGAAGAAGATAAATTAACGATTGCTGGCTATAACATCGAAAACTTTGCATCAGCAGATACGGAAAAACGCGATAAGCTTGCTAAATCTGTTGTTGAAAACTTAAAATCTCCAGACATTATCGGCTTAGTAGAAGTGCTGGATGAAAGCGGCGAAACAGATGACGGCACAGTAAAAGGAGATGCAAACTACAAGGCGCTCAGCGATGCGATTGCTGCTAACGGCGGTCCAACTTACGCATTTACTGAAATTGCACCAGAAGATAAAAAGGATGGCGGTGTTCCTGGAGGAAATATCCGTGTTGGATATCTGTACAATCCTGAAAGAGTCACTTTATCAGAAGGAACAAAAGGTGATGCAACAACGGCAGTTGCTTACGAAAATGGCTCATTGACTTTAAATCCTGGACGAATCGATCCGACAAACCCGGCTTTTGAAGACAGCCGCAAGCCACTTGCTGCACAATTCACCTTTAAAGGAGAAGATGTTATTGTCATCAATAACCATTTCAACTCTAAAGGCGGAGACCAGCCGCTATTCGGCAAAAACCAGCCTCCTGTATTGGGCAGCGAAGAACAGCGCCTGAAAATTGCTGAAATTGTTAATTCTTTTGTGAAAAATGTTCACGAAAAAAATGAAAATGCAAATGTAGTTGTGATGGGAGATTTAAATGACTTCGAATTCTCAGCGCCTCTCCAAACCCTAAAAGGTTCTGAGCTTGCGAATTTAGTTGAAACCCTTCCTGCAGCTGAACGCTATACTTATAACTACCAAGGCAACGCACAGGTTCTTGACCACATGCTGGCATCGAATCAACTGGCTGCCGGTGCAGAATATGATATTGTCAACTTTAACTCTCCATATATGGAAGAGCATGGCCGTGCAAGTGACCACGATGCTTATGTTGGACAGTTTGACTTATCTTCTGATGAGGAGTTCAATCTTTCTATTATGCATACAAATGATACACATGCACATGTGGAAGGCTATCCCCGTTTAATCACAGCTGTAAACGAATTGCGCAGCCAAAAAGAGAACAGTTTACTTGTTGATGCAGGAGACGTTTTCTCTGGAACACTATACTTCCGCCAATATCTTGGACTGGCTGATCTGCATTTTATGAATCACCTGAACTATGATGCTATGACACTCGGAAATCATGAATTTGATAAAGATTCTAAAACACTTGCAAACTTTATAAATGAAATGGAATTCCCAATGGTGACTTCAAACGTAAATGTAACAGCAGATGCTGATTTAGGTCCCCTTTTCAAAAATGAAATCGGAACACCTGGTGAAGGCGGAATCATCTATCCTGCCATCATCAAAGAAGTAGATGGAGAAAAAGTAGGGGTCTATGGATTAACAACTCCAGATACGTCATTCCTTGCAAGCCCGGGAGAGAATGTTGTATTTGAAGATGTTGTTCAAAAATCAAATGAAACGATCGATATGCTCAAGTCAGAAGGCGTCAACAAAATTATTGCCCTTTCTCATTTAGGGTATTCTAAAGACTTAAAGCTTGCCGAAGAAGTAGATGGAATTGACTTAATTGTGGGCGGCCACTCTCATACAAAATTGGATGCACCGGTTTTAATCGAGAAAGAAGAGCCTACTGTTATTGTTCAAGCCGGCGAATACTTAAATTTCCTTGGTTTAGTAGATGTAACATTTAACAAAGATGGTGTTGTAACTGGTCATAATGGTCAATTAGTTACACTTTCAAACTATGCTGAGGATGCTGCTGCAAAAGAAAAAGTTGAAGAATACAAAGTGCCGCTTGAAGAAATTAAGAACCAGGCAGTTGGAAATACTTCGGTTGAACTTAACGGAAAACGTGCAGATGTACGCACAAAAGAAACAAACTTAGGAAATCTTATTGCAGATGGAATGGCTGCAAAAGCAAATGAATCTGTCAAAACGCATATTGCACTTCAAAACGGAGGAGGAATCCGTGAGTCCATCACTTCTGGAGAGATTACGCTTGGCGAGGTTCTGACAGTATTGCCGTTTGGAAACAACTTGGTGACACTTGACCTCACAGGCCAGGAAATCCTGGATGCCCTTGAGCACAGTGTAAGCGGAGTAGAAACAGGAGAAGGACGTTTCCTGCAAGTATCAGGGATTAAATTTAAGTATGACGTAACCAAGCCTGTCGGAGACCGGGTTTGGTTTGCTGAAGCGAAAACAGATAATGGATTTGAAGCAATTGATGCAAATCAAACATATAGAGTCGCTACCAATGCATTTACGGCAGATGGCGGAGACGGCTATACGATGTTTAAAAAAGCTAAAGACGAAGGCCGTATGACAGAGTTGTTCGTAGTAGATTATGAGGTCTTCACATCATATCTTGCAAAGAACAATCCAGTTTCACCTGTGGTTGAAGGCAGAATTATTCAAGAAACAGAAGTAAATGAAACTCCTGTAAAGCGCATTAAGGGTAAAAATCGTTATGAAACAGCTGTAGAAATCTCTAAATCAGGCTGGGAAACAGCGAAAACCGTTGTCCTTGCCCACGGAGATTCTTTCCCTGACGCACTTGCCGGTGCACCGCTTGCTTACAAGCTTAATGCACCAATACTGCTGACAGAAAAAGGATCATTAAATAGAGCAGCGAAAGAAGAAATCAAGCGCCTTGGTGCCGAGAAAGCAGTTATTCTTGGCGGAGCAGGTGCAGTAAGCGAATATGTGAAGTACCAGCTTATTGGCATGGACTTAAAAGTAGAGCGTATTGGCGGAGATGACCGCTTTGAAACAGCAGCAAACATTGCAGCTGTTCTTGGCGGAGCACCTGAAAAAGCGATCATAGCAAATGGAAGGAATTTCCCTGACGCGTTATCAATAGCTTCGTATGCAGCGAATAAAGGATATCCAATCCTTTTAACGGATACTAATATACTTCCAGAAGCTTCAAAGAAAGCATTAAAAAATATAGACAGTACAATCGTAGTAGGCGGTGAAGCTGTAGTAAATGCCAAAGTATTCAAGCAGCTTGAAAAACCTGAACGCTATTACGGAAAAAACAGATACGGAACAGCTGCTGTTATTGCGACAGAGCTCAACCCGTCAAATAAGGTGTTTATTGCAACTGGGGAGAACTTTGCTGATGCACTTGCCGGATCTGTACTTGCAGCCAAAGATAATGCATCAATGCTTCTAGTTAAGCCTAAAAACATTCCATCTGAAACAGAAGCAGCATTAAAGGTGATCAAAGCGGATGAATTTAACGTTCTTGGCGGAGAAAATGCGGTAAGTGAAGAAATATTAAATCATTTAAAAAAGCAATAG
- a CDS encoding PucR family transcriptional regulator has protein sequence MNKPANEAFKYNADRLEDVADRISEVLQCPITIEDINHRLLAYSTHDDCTDPARISTIIGRRVPEKVINSLWKDGTIPMLLQSDEPIRVKNIDEVGLGNRIAISIWKKNEVLGFIWALEINKKLTDDELELLKKAAQVVKNKLLNLHNRKSKKEERNQEFFWKLLTGHINKESDIINGFHDIGITPPSQHSVVLFRFSDEIKDPTEKQINYLLQTTQQVQIILSTLDQNELIILLAPKSGEPLLDIKQFVDWTILQLKERFMIDHVKAAIGSIYKEAEQIELSYKEAIAVQNIKKRFVAETVGLISFSELGIYQYLDLLHEKRKQEGFIYYPLRKLKEYDEMHHTNLIETLEVYLDKDSNVNDAAKALNVHVNTLSYRIKRISQIAELDLRDPNQKITVYLNLKLDKMSL, from the coding sequence ATGAACAAACCGGCTAATGAAGCCTTTAAATACAATGCTGACCGTCTTGAAGATGTCGCTGACCGCATCAGCGAGGTTCTTCAATGCCCGATCACTATTGAAGATATAAATCACCGCCTTCTCGCTTACAGCACACATGATGACTGTACAGACCCTGCGAGGATATCAACGATCATTGGAAGACGCGTTCCGGAGAAAGTCATTAACAGTTTATGGAAAGACGGCACGATTCCAATGCTTCTGCAATCAGATGAGCCTATCCGCGTAAAAAACATTGATGAGGTGGGCCTTGGCAACCGCATTGCCATATCCATCTGGAAAAAAAATGAAGTTCTTGGTTTTATCTGGGCTTTGGAAATTAATAAAAAGCTGACAGATGATGAGCTTGAACTTTTAAAGAAAGCTGCGCAGGTTGTTAAAAATAAGCTTCTAAACCTGCACAACCGCAAATCGAAGAAGGAAGAGCGGAATCAGGAGTTTTTCTGGAAACTGCTTACCGGGCATATCAACAAGGAATCTGACATAATCAATGGCTTTCATGATATCGGCATTACTCCTCCCTCTCAGCATTCCGTTGTCTTGTTCCGTTTCAGCGATGAAATTAAAGACCCAACTGAAAAACAAATTAATTATCTGCTTCAAACAACTCAACAGGTTCAAATTATCCTTTCCACCCTTGATCAGAATGAACTGATCATCCTGCTTGCGCCTAAAAGCGGCGAGCCTCTTTTGGATATTAAACAATTTGTCGACTGGACCATCCTTCAGCTTAAAGAGCGATTCATGATTGACCATGTAAAGGCGGCAATAGGCAGTATTTATAAAGAAGCGGAGCAAATTGAACTCAGCTATAAAGAAGCAATCGCCGTTCAAAATATAAAAAAACGTTTTGTTGCAGAAACAGTCGGGCTCATCAGCTTTTCAGAACTGGGCATCTATCAATATTTGGATTTGCTTCATGAAAAACGGAAACAGGAAGGGTTTATATACTATCCTCTTAGAAAACTGAAGGAATATGATGAGATGCATCATACAAACCTTATTGAAACACTGGAAGTTTACTTAGACAAAGACAGCAATGTGAACGATGCTGCCAAAGCGCTTAATGTACATGTCAATACATTAAGCTACAGAATCAAACGTATTTCCCAGATTGCTGAGCTTGATTTAAGGGATCCAAATCAAAAAATAACTGTTTATCTTAACTTAAAGCTTGATAAAATGAGTTTGTGA
- a CDS encoding VTT domain-containing protein, which translates to MKEQLIEWLEISGPLAFIISLAANTIISLLAFVPSVFITAANLSFFGFAEGLLLSFSGEIIGVLVSFYVYRKGFSFLKKKKAPINAMLQNLSKTKGKDAFFLILAFRIFPFVPSGAVTLAAAYSKVSAGVFFSASLIGKIPAVLIEGFAVQQVLNADWRIQLMTGIGSILILVILWVSKRK; encoded by the coding sequence ATGAAAGAACAATTAATAGAATGGCTGGAAATCAGCGGACCATTGGCATTTATTATAAGTCTCGCTGCTAACACAATCATTAGTTTATTGGCATTTGTGCCGAGTGTGTTTATTACAGCTGCAAACCTTTCTTTTTTTGGATTTGCAGAAGGGCTTCTCCTCTCTTTTTCTGGTGAAATCATTGGAGTCCTGGTCAGCTTTTATGTATACCGGAAAGGTTTCTCATTCCTAAAAAAAAAGAAAGCGCCAATAAACGCCATGCTGCAAAACCTCTCAAAAACGAAAGGCAAAGATGCATTTTTTCTTATTCTTGCATTTAGGATTTTCCCCTTTGTTCCATCAGGTGCTGTTACACTTGCAGCAGCATACAGCAAAGTGAGCGCAGGTGTTTTTTTCAGTGCAAGCCTGATTGGGAAGATTCCTGCTGTTCTTATTGAGGGGTTTGCCGTGCAGCAAGTCCTGAATGCAGACTGGCGCATTCAGCTCATGACAGGAATTGGATCTATACTCATTCTGGTTATTCTCTGGGTAAGCAAAAGAAAGTAA
- a CDS encoding DinB family protein, with protein MNSNEIFKEQLMACFFEDNWFASLETALKDLTEEQASWKKEENFHSIWEIINHLVFYNTRHLKLLKKEPLSNSHPANEDTFVIKEGDNWHDKKEQLFLVIKEWIDELEKLSEEELQSSVREDNKEPWISVLLNVTIHNASHVGQIILIRKLQGSWKKELSVS; from the coding sequence ATGAATTCGAATGAAATTTTCAAAGAACAACTAATGGCCTGCTTTTTTGAAGATAATTGGTTTGCCTCCCTTGAAACAGCCCTAAAGGATTTAACTGAAGAACAAGCCTCGTGGAAAAAAGAGGAAAACTTTCATTCAATTTGGGAGATTATTAATCATCTGGTTTTCTATAACACAAGACATCTTAAACTTTTAAAAAAAGAGCCTTTGTCAAACAGTCACCCTGCTAATGAAGATACCTTCGTCATCAAAGAAGGTGATAATTGGCATGACAAAAAAGAGCAGCTTTTTCTGGTCATTAAAGAATGGATAGATGAACTTGAAAAATTGTCGGAAGAAGAACTTCAATCATCCGTTCGAGAAGATAATAAAGAACCGTGGATTTCCGTTTTGCTAAATGTCACCATCCACAATGCAAGTCATGTCGGTCAAATTATCCTTATCCGCAAACTTCAAGGGAGTTGGAAAAAGGAACTTAGTGTGTCTTAA
- a CDS encoding helix-turn-helix domain-containing protein, with translation MKKHELTANLSKKMLLIRTESRYTQEEMAEVLGLSKKTLVQIEKGRQEASWSTIVALCALFRHSTILQQTTGGDPFDILQLVAHQKMQTRKEKTLGGKIWWKDVAQIKGFKLQQNVISFHFRIIDEDDYRWYSSFDRTEMEKKLNELTDNHLT, from the coding sequence ATGAAAAAACATGAACTAACTGCCAATCTATCTAAAAAAATGCTTCTAATCCGAACCGAATCCCGTTATACACAGGAAGAAATGGCTGAAGTACTTGGGCTCTCCAAAAAAACGCTCGTGCAGATTGAAAAGGGACGGCAGGAAGCATCATGGTCAACGATTGTTGCATTGTGTGCCCTCTTCAGACACAGCACCATTCTTCAGCAGACTACAGGCGGTGACCCCTTCGATATTCTGCAGCTCGTCGCTCATCAAAAAATGCAGACCCGCAAGGAAAAGACACTAGGAGGAAAAATATGGTGGAAGGATGTTGCTCAGATCAAAGGCTTCAAACTACAGCAAAACGTGATCAGCTTTCATTTTCGTATCATTGATGAAGATGATTATCGCTGGTACTCTTCCTTTGACAGGACAGAAATGGAAAAAAAGCTGAATGAGCTGACAGATAACCATTTAACCTGA
- a CDS encoding (S)-benzoin forming benzil reductase yields MNTTIITGASRGLGEAIVKQLLKPNHQIIYLSRSENKELRRLAVEKDAVLQFVPCDLSNAPHVEAAIPEIFEKIDLNAAERITLINNAGTVDPMKPVGKAEAAELEAHVQLNLIAPMVLSNAFAYKTKNIEAEKVVVNISSGAANNPIYGWNAYCSSKAGLDMFTKAFGLEQKQEQHPVTVLSFSPGIMDTDMQGNIRNTQPEDFAEVARFQEYHESGKLRSAEFVAIELLKLLNSPIENGRVYDIKELI; encoded by the coding sequence ATGAATACGACGATTATTACTGGTGCATCCCGGGGACTCGGAGAAGCCATTGTAAAACAGCTGCTGAAACCCAACCATCAAATTATTTATCTTTCAAGGTCTGAGAATAAAGAACTAAGACGTCTTGCTGTTGAAAAAGATGCTGTTCTGCAGTTTGTACCATGCGATTTATCAAACGCTCCTCATGTTGAAGCAGCGATCCCTGAAATTTTTGAAAAAATTGATTTGAATGCTGCAGAAAGGATCACCCTGATTAACAATGCGGGTACGGTTGATCCTATGAAGCCTGTCGGAAAAGCAGAAGCGGCTGAACTTGAAGCGCATGTCCAGCTGAATTTGATCGCACCGATGGTATTATCAAATGCTTTTGCATATAAAACCAAGAATATAGAAGCCGAAAAAGTGGTTGTCAATATTTCATCGGGCGCTGCCAATAATCCAATCTACGGATGGAACGCTTACTGCAGCTCAAAGGCAGGGCTTGATATGTTCACTAAAGCTTTTGGACTTGAACAGAAACAAGAACAGCATCCTGTGACTGTCCTCTCATTCTCACCGGGAATTATGGACACAGATATGCAGGGAAATATACGTAATACGCAGCCTGAGGATTTTGCAGAAGTGGCAAGGTTTCAAGAATACCATGAATCAGGGAAGCTTAGATCCGCTGAATTTGTGGCAATTGAACTGCTTAAGTTATTAAACAGTCCAATTGAAAATGGAAGAGTTTATGACATAAAAGAACTTATATAA